Proteins encoded in a region of the Haloarchaeobius salinus genome:
- a CDS encoding succinylglutamate desuccinylase/aspartoacylase family protein yields the protein MTTLGTASADPGELDTGRLTVGETRDGSPVGLPVAVVNGEREGKTLYMQAASDGNELNGVGVIREVFPRLDPAELAGEIRIVGIVNFHGFQIDSHRNPIDDTKLNRTYPGDSEGTSSERIAAATFDAARDADLILDLHQGSDSRMIHETRVRCGRRHRLHQQCLEFAKVFGAGHILDQKGPDGQLARAGPDEGIPTIDPELGGTVGFDAESVAIGVEGVFNVLRHYEFIDGDTDLTPQTRAAGFDQYGAPAGGLVDFAVDLGDRVKRGDTLFRVTDPFGQLKAEVTADSNGLFWRTRRLPQVATGEYVCSVGTDLDSY from the coding sequence ATGACGACTCTGGGAACGGCCAGCGCGGACCCCGGCGAGCTCGACACCGGTCGGCTCACCGTCGGGGAGACCCGCGACGGCAGTCCCGTCGGCCTGCCCGTCGCCGTCGTGAACGGCGAGCGCGAGGGCAAGACGCTCTACATGCAGGCGGCGAGCGACGGGAACGAGTTGAACGGCGTCGGCGTGATACGCGAGGTGTTCCCGAGGCTGGACCCCGCCGAGCTCGCCGGCGAGATCCGCATCGTGGGAATCGTGAACTTCCACGGCTTCCAGATCGACTCCCACCGGAACCCCATCGACGACACGAAGCTGAACCGGACCTACCCCGGCGATTCGGAGGGCACGTCCTCGGAGCGCATCGCGGCGGCGACGTTCGACGCGGCGCGGGACGCGGACCTCATCCTCGACCTGCACCAGGGCTCGGACAGCCGGATGATACACGAGACGCGGGTGCGCTGTGGCCGTCGGCACCGGCTGCACCAGCAGTGCCTCGAGTTCGCGAAGGTGTTCGGCGCGGGGCACATCCTCGACCAGAAGGGCCCGGACGGCCAGCTCGCCCGCGCCGGCCCGGACGAGGGCATCCCGACCATCGACCCGGAGCTCGGCGGCACCGTCGGCTTCGACGCCGAGAGCGTCGCCATCGGCGTGGAGGGCGTGTTCAACGTGCTCCGGCACTACGAGTTCATCGACGGCGACACGGACCTGACGCCACAGACCCGCGCGGCGGGCTTCGACCAGTACGGCGCGCCGGCCGGCGGGCTCGTCGACTTCGCGGTCGACCTCGGCGACCGGGTCAAGCGCGGCGACACGCTGTTCCGCGTCACCGACCCGTTCGGCCAGCTGAAGGCCGAGGTGACCGCGGACTCGAACGGCCTGTTCTGGCGGACGCGCCGGCTGCCGCAGGTCGCGACCGGCGAGTACGTCTGTTCGGTGGGGACCGACCTCGACAGCTACTGA